A window of Maioricimonas rarisocia genomic DNA:
CGGATAGCCGATCGAGGGAAGATCGCCATCACGCAGAGGGGACAGGATCGGCGGCTCTTCGCCGGCTTCTTCGACGCTGGTCGAAAGCCGTCCCAGTACGCCCGGCACGAAGACACTCAGGACGTCGCCGGCTGCCACGCGATACTGATCCGGAGCACGGCGGACGAGCAGGCTCAGGTCGATCGTTCGTTTGCCCGCACGGCTCGATGCCCGGTACTCCTCCGGCAGGTACCGCGCAGGGACGCCCCGGATCGGGTGAAACGCCGCACAGCCGCTCGCCGAGAACAGTCCTCCCAGCAGCAACAGGCAACAGACGGCCCGTGCGATGCTGCGGCGGTCATTCCCGCGGTGTGCCTGTCGTTCGACCATCAGTCCGTCCATGTTTCTGAATCGCCGTCCGTCATGATTCCGACGCGTCGCGTTCCCGCTCAATACGCCGGATGAGGCGGTCCGGGCGACGTCACGTGAACTGCCGGACCGATGCCGCGATGTGGAACACGGTTGTATGCCGCGCAGCAGCTCGACAGGGCCGCTTCCGCTCCGGCGGAGTAGCCGGCAAACCAGTCCTGAGCACGCTGGTGTCCGGTGGGCGTTCTCGAAGCCGCGCCCCAGTAGGCTTCCGGTGGGATTGGCGGCACGACACCCGAACCACCCTGAGCCACGTCGACGTAACCGTCCACAAAACCGGCATGAAAATCGTGTGTCGGATGATGGCCGCACGCCTCGACGTACTCACCGAAAGCCTGACCGGCCCGATGCTTCGCCGACATGCTGGTGATCAACCGATCCCAGAACGAGTGATAATGGGAACAGGTCAGGCAGCAGTGTGGACCGCATCCTTCGTGACCACAGGGAGCGGTCTCGCAGGCGATCCCCGGGGCACAGTCCGGACCGACCGCATTCGGGGCCGGAACCGCCACGTTCCCCGCGGGGTGTGGCGACGGACCGCTGTGGCAACCAATCAGTGCCACGATCCCAACCAGGGCCGCACAGCTCCAGCGGACCATCCTGTCCCCCCGAAGTTTCGCAGTCAAAACGCGTCGCGACGGCATCCGGAGGCGGGAAGGACAGAGCCTTCGCGCGAGGAATTCCGGCGCACGATCCTTGCGGATATATCGGTAGACCGTTTGCGCAGACTTTGCCGTTTCTGAGGGTCACGCGCCGGATTTCCCGCGACCGCACACTTTTGAAGCGGATGCACAGGCGATTCCTGACCGCAGATGCCATCGCGCGGCCGCTGTCCCGGCCTGGTGCTGAAGCTGCCCTTGCCCGGTCAGCCGCTACTCTGCCAGCAGGTAGGACCGGAGTTCATTGGCGACCTGAGCGGCTCGGCGACGGAACCGGTCGGCGTCGAAACCCCATCCCTCGGGCGTGATTGTCACCGCGACCGTCACGCAGCGGCGCGACTTGGGGGCGGACGGGTCCGCGGCCACCAGTTTCACGGTGAGTTCGACCGCACACTTCGCGGGCGCACTGCCCCAACGGCCAAGTGGACCGGGGCGGCCGAACAGCAGCCGCATCTGCGAGTCGTCTGCATCGCGCAATCGCGCCTGCGTTTCCGAAACGAATGCCCGCAGCTTGTGGAAGAGCAGTTCCGAGTCCGATCGGACCTGGAACTCCGTCGTGTACCGCAGGGCGCTTTCTTCCGGCGTTTCCGCGACGGCCGGTGCAGCCACCGGTGCCGGTGTCGTCGAACCTGAGGTTCGTGTACAGGTCCGGTTCCGGCCCGCCTCTTTCGCTTCGAACAGCGCCTCGTCCGCGCGGTGACGAACCGACTCGGCCGTATCCCCCGGCTCAGCCTGGGCGACACCGAAGGAGGCGGAAACCTCCAGCCCCGGCTGTCCCCCGACATTGCTCCTGAGCAAAGCCTTACGGAGACGCTCGGCACGGCGATAGGCGGCGTCGAGGTCGGTATCGGGACAGAGGATCACGAATTCTTCGCCTCCGTAACGCCCGACAACCTCGCCGGAGTACAGCTCATCCTGCAGCAGCGCGGCGGTCTCCACCAGCACACGATCTCCGACCGCATGCGAGAAGGTGTCGTTGATCTGCTTGAAATGATCCAGGTCGACGAAAATCACGCTGTACGGACCGGACGATTTGCCGTCTTCGAAGTTTTCGGCAATGGTCCGCAGCCGACTCTCCAGTTCGGCCCGGTTGGCCATTCCGGTGAGCGCGTCGGTGCTGGCGGCCCGCTGCAGTTCCCGATAGAGCTCCGGCTGACGCCGCGACCGATCCGGAACGTGGATGATTTCGGCCACTCCCAGTAGCGCACCGTCGTCCCCGAGGAGGGGAAGTGCCTGAACCTCGAGATGGAGGATCTCGCCGTCCGGAAGTTTCGCCCGCAGCATACTGCACTGCTGCTCCCCGGTCGCTTGCGCGAGCTTGTGCGGCAGCGCCTCGGGCGGAATCGGCAGGCCGCGTCCGTCAACGTAGTTCAGGTGTTCGTTGAGTCGTCGCTTACCCAGCACGCTGCCACTGGGGCGTTTCAGAAGTGACTCCGCACCGCGACTCCAGATGACGAACTGGTCGCTCGCATCGAGGATGTAGAACCCGTCATACAGACTTCCCAGCAGGTGCAGGTACGAGAACAGATGACACAGCAGATTCGCCTGCCGCGTGATCTCGAAGTCTTCCCACTCTGCCGCCGGAGACTCGGTTGCCTGCGACACCGCCGGGTCGGCATCGCGGGTGAGCGACCGCAACCCGTCCTTTTCGATCCAGCGGGCGAGTGCGTGAATCAGGTTTCGGTCGAATCGCTGTGCCGGCTGCTCGAGCAGCGTCGAAATGATCTTTTCGTGCGGAAGTCCCTGTCGGTACGACTGATCGTGACTGAGCGAATCGTAGGCGTCCGCGACCGCCAGAATGCGCGATCCCAGCGGAATGGAGTTCGTCGGCGCCGTCACATCCAGCGTCTGGCCGTGGGCACAGCCGACGCACTCGATCACCTGTCGGTCGATCCGGCAGGCCTGCAGCAGGGCCACTCCCGTGCTGTGATGTGCCGCAACCAGTTCGGTCTCGTCGACACTGAGTGGTCCCGGCTTGTGCAGCACATGATCGGGCACGCCGATTTTGCCAATGTCGTGCAGCAGGGCAGCGACTTCCAGCACGCGCAGGGCCCGGCCTTCCCAGCCGAGCTGCTGGGCCATGCCGACGGCCAGCAGTGCGACGCGACCGCTGTGATTGAGCGTGGCCCGGTCACGAAAGTCGAGGGCCCACAGCAGGCTCCGGAGCACATCCGGAGAGGCCACCTGCCCATCGGGTCCGCCATCAGAGTCCTCCGCGTGGCCGGCCAGCTGCAGCAGAGAGGCCAGCACCCGCGAGGAGTCCATCGGGTGGACCCTTCGAGAAACGGCGGCCGGGGGTACGAGGGAATTCGCACACATTCCCTCTGAGACTGACGACATCGACGGGACCTTCACTGAGTGACACGCTGCAACGCC
This region includes:
- a CDS encoding sensor domain-containing diguanylate cyclase/phosphohydrolase, encoding MDSSRVLASLLQLAGHAEDSDGGPDGQVASPDVLRSLLWALDFRDRATLNHSGRVALLAVGMAQQLGWEGRALRVLEVAALLHDIGKIGVPDHVLHKPGPLSVDETELVAAHHSTGVALLQACRIDRQVIECVGCAHGQTLDVTAPTNSIPLGSRILAVADAYDSLSHDQSYRQGLPHEKIISTLLEQPAQRFDRNLIHALARWIEKDGLRSLTRDADPAVSQATESPAAEWEDFEITRQANLLCHLFSYLHLLGSLYDGFYILDASDQFVIWSRGAESLLKRPSGSVLGKRRLNEHLNYVDGRGLPIPPEALPHKLAQATGEQQCSMLRAKLPDGEILHLEVQALPLLGDDGALLGVAEIIHVPDRSRRQPELYRELQRAASTDALTGMANRAELESRLRTIAENFEDGKSSGPYSVIFVDLDHFKQINDTFSHAVGDRVLVETAALLQDELYSGEVVGRYGGEEFVILCPDTDLDAAYRRAERLRKALLRSNVGGQPGLEVSASFGVAQAEPGDTAESVRHRADEALFEAKEAGRNRTCTRTSGSTTPAPVAAPAVAETPEESALRYTTEFQVRSDSELLFHKLRAFVSETQARLRDADDSQMRLLFGRPGPLGRWGSAPAKCAVELTVKLVAADPSAPKSRRCVTVAVTITPEGWGFDADRFRRRAAQVANELRSYLLAE